In a genomic window of Nocardiopsis mwathae:
- a CDS encoding 2-aminoethylphosphonate ABC transporter substrate-binding protein, with product MPENTPRSSTTTPFTTVLAALGALALTASLTACGGSAASDAAGVTVYSADGLKGENGDGWYDQVFADFEKETGIEVKYVEGGSGEMVQRALRETSNTQADVLVTLPPFIQQARGAGLLEPYEPKGADQVDDADKAADGSWTSVVNNYFGFVYNTKELTTPPATWEELLDDRYEGKLQYSTPGVAGDGTAVVIKAMHDFGGRQPAMDYLEKLQANNVGPSSSTSKLAPKVDKGELLVANGDVQMNYAQSKSMPNLGIWFPRTADGAPTTFALPYAAGLVKDAPQPDNGRKLLDYLLSREAQEQVSSVGGGFAVREDVEATDANAAELTELMDGVEVIEPDWDDIDANLQDYIDAWKTATGS from the coding sequence ATGCCCGAGAACACCCCTCGGTCCAGTACGACGACGCCCTTCACCACCGTGCTCGCCGCCCTGGGCGCTCTCGCCCTCACCGCGTCCCTCACCGCCTGCGGCGGCTCCGCCGCATCCGACGCGGCCGGCGTCACCGTCTACAGCGCCGACGGCCTCAAAGGCGAGAACGGCGACGGATGGTACGACCAGGTCTTCGCAGACTTCGAGAAGGAAACCGGGATCGAGGTCAAGTACGTCGAGGGCGGCTCCGGCGAGATGGTGCAGCGCGCCCTCCGCGAGACGTCCAACACCCAGGCCGACGTCCTCGTCACCCTGCCGCCGTTCATCCAGCAGGCGCGCGGCGCCGGACTCCTGGAGCCCTACGAGCCCAAGGGAGCCGACCAGGTCGATGACGCCGACAAGGCCGCCGACGGCAGCTGGACCTCCGTCGTCAACAACTACTTCGGGTTCGTCTACAACACGAAGGAGCTGACGACGCCCCCCGCGACGTGGGAGGAGCTGCTGGACGACAGGTACGAGGGCAAGCTCCAGTACTCCACCCCCGGCGTCGCCGGAGACGGCACCGCCGTCGTCATCAAGGCCATGCACGACTTCGGCGGCCGGCAGCCCGCCATGGACTACCTGGAAAAGCTCCAGGCCAACAACGTCGGACCGTCGTCGTCCACGTCGAAGCTGGCCCCCAAGGTCGACAAGGGCGAGCTGCTGGTCGCCAACGGCGACGTGCAGATGAACTACGCACAGTCGAAGTCCATGCCGAACCTGGGCATCTGGTTCCCGAGGACGGCCGACGGCGCGCCCACCACCTTCGCCCTGCCGTACGCCGCCGGACTCGTCAAGGACGCCCCGCAGCCGGACAACGGCAGGAAGCTCCTCGACTACCTGCTCAGCCGCGAGGCCCAGGAACAGGTCAGCTCCGTCGGCGGGGGTTTCGCGGTCCGCGAGGACGTCGAGGCCACCGACGCCAACGCCGCCGAGCTCACCGAACTCATGGACGGCGTCGAGGTCATCGAACCCGACTGGGACGACATCGACGCCAACCTGCAGGACTACATCGACGCCTGGAAGACCGCGACCGGCAGCTGA
- a CDS encoding ABC transporter permease subunit, producing MLVHSRTGRWAVWALFAALFLPLFALPLLVVVAASFATSWSGAFPTGFTVGHYAAATSGESLQALTTSLATATTASVLALAVGTWAALAAHALARRGKRVLDALFMLPIAVPSVVVGLAVLVAFSRPPVLLNGTPWIVILAHTVLVTAFAYQSVSAAIVRLDPAYAQAAASLGATPAYILWRVKLPLLLPSLNAAAGLCFALSMGELSATMMLYPPDWVPLPVRIYAATDRGALFTGSAVAVVLMGTTLLVLLALSRIRTRASYR from the coding sequence GTGCTGGTGCATAGCCGGACGGGCAGGTGGGCCGTCTGGGCCCTGTTCGCCGCCCTCTTCCTCCCGTTGTTCGCGCTGCCGCTGCTCGTCGTGGTCGCCGCGTCCTTCGCCACCAGCTGGTCGGGTGCCTTCCCCACCGGGTTCACCGTCGGGCACTACGCGGCCGCCACCAGCGGGGAATCGCTCCAGGCCCTGACCACCAGCCTGGCCACCGCCACCACGGCGAGCGTGCTCGCCCTGGCCGTCGGCACCTGGGCCGCGCTGGCCGCGCACGCGCTCGCCCGGCGCGGGAAGCGGGTCCTCGACGCGCTGTTCATGCTCCCGATCGCCGTGCCGTCGGTGGTCGTCGGGCTCGCCGTCCTCGTCGCGTTCAGCAGGCCGCCCGTGCTGCTCAACGGCACGCCGTGGATCGTGATCCTCGCGCACACTGTCCTCGTCACCGCCTTCGCCTACCAGTCGGTGTCGGCCGCGATCGTGCGGCTCGACCCCGCCTACGCGCAGGCCGCCGCCTCACTCGGAGCCACGCCCGCCTACATCCTGTGGCGCGTGAAGCTGCCGCTGCTGCTGCCGTCCCTGAACGCCGCGGCCGGGCTCTGCTTCGCCCTGTCCATGGGCGAGCTGAGCGCCACCATGATGCTCTACCCGCCCGACTGGGTGCCGCTCCCGGTCCGGATCTACGCCGCCACGGACCGCGGCGCGCTCTTCACCGGCTCCGCCGTGGCCGTGGTCCTCATGGGCACGACGCTGCTCGTGCTGCTCGCCCTCTCCCGTATCCGCACCCGCGCCTCCTACCGCTGA
- a CDS encoding 2-aminoethylphosphonate ABC transporter permease subunit, with product MASAPTALPTRPPGLRVPPARPGPAKRTPAAALWALPPVVLIGVVFLYPLALVVQQSVRPDQLSGPGQAEGGGWSVAAYADVLASPAFRDALGTTVWLAVGATAGCLVLGFTLALIIAFVPFPGAKAVARFIDVFLSFPSFLITLALLFIYGGTGIANGLWADATGASEGPFGFLATPWGVLLAEISYFTPFVMRPLLAAFAQLDTAQLEVASSLGARPTRIIRRVILPEALPALAAGGSLVLVLSLNEFGIVLFTGAKDVTTLPMLVYGKAILESDYTGACVVAVVNVCISVGLYGLYRVVSRRAGA from the coding sequence ATGGCTAGCGCCCCGACGGCCCTGCCGACGCGGCCCCCCGGCCTGCGGGTGCCACCCGCCCGCCCAGGCCCTGCGAAGCGGACGCCCGCGGCGGCCCTGTGGGCCCTGCCGCCCGTCGTCCTCATCGGTGTCGTCTTCCTCTACCCCCTGGCCCTGGTCGTCCAGCAGTCCGTCCGACCGGACCAGCTGAGCGGACCGGGGCAGGCGGAAGGCGGGGGATGGTCCGTCGCCGCCTACGCCGACGTCCTCGCCTCCCCGGCGTTCCGCGACGCACTGGGCACCACCGTGTGGCTGGCCGTCGGCGCGACCGCCGGTTGCCTGGTGCTCGGGTTCACGCTCGCGCTGATCATCGCGTTCGTGCCGTTCCCCGGTGCCAAAGCGGTCGCCAGGTTCATCGACGTGTTCCTCTCCTTCCCCTCCTTCCTCATCACGCTCGCGCTGCTGTTCATCTACGGCGGCACCGGCATCGCCAACGGCCTGTGGGCCGACGCCACCGGGGCGTCCGAGGGGCCCTTCGGGTTCCTGGCGACGCCGTGGGGCGTGCTGCTCGCCGAGATCAGCTATTTCACCCCCTTCGTGATGCGGCCGCTGCTCGCCGCGTTCGCGCAGCTCGACACCGCCCAACTGGAGGTCGCCTCCTCGCTCGGAGCGCGGCCGACCCGCATCATCCGGCGGGTGATCCTGCCCGAAGCCCTGCCCGCGCTCGCCGCCGGGGGAAGCCTCGTCCTCGTCCTGTCCCTCAACGAGTTCGGGATCGTGCTCTTCACCGGAGCCAAGGACGTCACGACGCTTCCCATGCTCGTCTACGGCAAGGCGATCCTGGAATCCGACTACACGGGCGCGTGCGTGGTCGCCGTCGTCAACGTCTGCATCTCCGTCGGTCTGTACGGCCTCTACCGGGTGGTGAGCCGCCGTGCTGGTGCATAG
- a CDS encoding ABC transporter ATP-binding protein — translation MGSGIRFERVSVAYGSATVLDSFDLTVAPGEVMALLGPSGSGKTTALRAVAGFVRPASGRVFIGERDVTDLPPHRRGVGMVVQQYALFPHMRVEDNVAFGLKAQKVPRREIPGRVAEVLDMTGMAAYARRHPRELSGGQQQRVAIARALAIRPRVLLLDEPLSALDAQLRSGMLAELARLHRELPDLSILYVTHDQVEALTLADRIAVMDGARLRDCGTPQDLYRRPRNAFTASFVGNANLLPVTVRSGGAEFAGVDLKVGTGEAADGARATLCVRPHLVGLGAGPNALTGSVAEVQWRGAAHRLLVDVGGHRVTADLPELRMPPAVGDEVTVHFAAEDAVLLAAGAAGVADG, via the coding sequence ATGGGCAGCGGGATCCGGTTCGAGCGGGTGTCGGTCGCCTACGGCTCGGCCACCGTCCTCGACTCCTTCGACCTCACCGTCGCGCCCGGGGAGGTCATGGCCCTGCTGGGCCCCTCCGGCTCGGGCAAGACCACGGCGCTGCGAGCCGTCGCCGGGTTCGTCCGGCCCGCCTCCGGGCGGGTCTTCATCGGCGAACGGGATGTGACCGACCTGCCGCCGCACCGCCGCGGTGTCGGCATGGTGGTGCAGCAGTACGCGCTCTTCCCGCACATGCGTGTCGAGGACAACGTCGCGTTCGGGCTGAAGGCGCAGAAGGTCCCGCGGCGGGAGATCCCGGGGCGCGTCGCCGAGGTGCTCGACATGACCGGCATGGCCGCCTACGCGCGTCGCCACCCGCGCGAACTGTCCGGCGGGCAGCAGCAGCGCGTGGCGATCGCGCGGGCGCTGGCCATCCGGCCCCGGGTGCTGCTCCTCGACGAGCCGCTGTCCGCGCTCGACGCCCAGCTGCGGTCCGGGATGCTCGCCGAGCTGGCCCGGCTCCACCGCGAGCTGCCCGACCTCTCCATCCTGTACGTCACCCACGACCAGGTGGAGGCGCTGACCCTGGCCGACCGGATCGCCGTCATGGACGGGGCGCGGCTGCGCGACTGCGGCACACCGCAGGACCTGTACCGGCGGCCGCGCAACGCGTTCACGGCGTCCTTCGTGGGCAACGCGAACCTGCTGCCGGTGACCGTGCGGTCGGGAGGCGCCGAGTTCGCCGGGGTCGACCTCAAGGTCGGCACCGGGGAGGCGGCCGACGGCGCGCGGGCCACGCTGTGCGTGCGGCCCCACCTCGTCGGGCTGGGCGCGGGGCCCAACGCCCTCACCGGGTCCGTCGCCGAGGTGCAGTGGCGGGGCGCCGCGCACCGGCTCCTCGTCGACGTGGGCGGCCACCGGGTGACCGCCGACCTGCCCGAACTGCGGATGCCTCCGGCGGTGGGGGACGAGGTCACGGTGCACTTCGCGGCCGAGGACGCGGTGCTCCTGGCAGCGGGGGCGGCGGGGGTGGCCGATGGCTAG
- a CDS encoding phosphonatase-like hydrolase: MSHSIRLVVLDMAGTTVADGGLVEQAFSTAARRMGVEPGTPAHAAHLDYVRATMGESKISVFRHLFGDETRARQANAAFEQAYGDLVAEGRIAPVPGARDAIEELTSHGRAVVLTTGFARATQDAILDALGWRGLVELTLCPADAGGRGRPHPDMVLEAFLRTRAADGVQQVAVAGDTSYDMLSGRRSGAGVVAGVRTGAHDEAELRAAGATHVLGSVAELPRLLEGLD, encoded by the coding sequence ATGAGCCACAGCATCCGACTCGTCGTCCTCGACATGGCCGGCACCACCGTCGCCGACGGGGGCCTCGTCGAGCAGGCCTTCTCCACGGCCGCCCGACGGATGGGCGTGGAACCCGGCACCCCCGCCCACGCCGCGCACCTCGACTACGTCCGCGCCACCATGGGCGAGTCCAAGATCTCCGTCTTCCGCCACCTCTTCGGCGACGAGACCCGCGCCCGGCAGGCCAACGCCGCCTTCGAGCAGGCCTACGGCGACCTCGTCGCCGAGGGCCGCATCGCCCCCGTGCCCGGAGCGCGCGACGCCATCGAGGAGCTCACCTCCCACGGCCGCGCCGTCGTGCTGACGACCGGCTTCGCCCGCGCCACCCAGGACGCCATCCTCGACGCGCTCGGCTGGCGCGGCCTGGTGGAGCTCACCCTCTGCCCCGCCGACGCGGGGGGACGCGGCCGCCCCCATCCGGACATGGTCCTCGAAGCGTTCCTGCGCACCCGCGCAGCGGACGGGGTCCAGCAGGTCGCGGTCGCGGGCGACACCTCCTACGACATGCTCAGCGGGCGGCGCTCCGGCGCCGGGGTCGTCGCCGGGGTCCGCACCGGCGCCCACGACGAGGCGGAGCTGCGCGCGGCCGGTGCCACGCACGTCCTCGGCTCGGTCGCCGAGCTCCCCCGGCTGCTGGAGGGCCTCGACTGA
- a CDS encoding TIGR03364 family FAD-dependent oxidoreductase encodes MRVIVVGAGVVGTMHAWHAVERGHEVVQIEREAEARGASLRNFGLVWVSGRAGGEELQASLRARELWEAVGSRVPDLGFRAGGSLTPVRDAHERAVAEAALARPDAAARGYKLLTAEEARALNPALRGDFEAALYCERDAAVEPRTAQRALRAALAASPNYTFLPGREVRDVVGEHAVRDDHGDVHRGGAVVLCTGAWLSGLVRELAGPDLPVRRVRLQMMQTDPLGEPLTTSVADADSFRYYPAYRGPALDRLNAEQPQPATAAAHRMQLLMTQRADGGLTIGDTHEYEHPFPFDTLDDPYDHLSRVAEGFLGRPLPRVRRRWAGVYAQCTEPDRVVYRRRLREGVWLVTGPGGRGMTCAPAIAERTADELGW; translated from the coding sequence GTGAGAGTCATCGTCGTAGGAGCCGGCGTCGTGGGCACCATGCACGCCTGGCACGCAGTGGAACGCGGCCACGAGGTCGTCCAGATCGAGCGCGAAGCCGAGGCCCGCGGCGCCTCGCTGCGCAACTTCGGGTTGGTATGGGTCAGCGGGCGCGCGGGCGGTGAGGAGCTGCAGGCCTCCCTGCGCGCACGGGAGCTGTGGGAGGCCGTCGGCTCCCGCGTCCCCGACCTCGGCTTCCGTGCCGGCGGTTCGCTGACCCCCGTCCGCGACGCACACGAACGCGCCGTCGCCGAGGCCGCGCTGGCCCGCCCCGACGCCGCCGCCCGCGGGTACAAGCTCCTCACCGCCGAGGAGGCACGGGCCCTCAACCCCGCCCTGCGCGGCGACTTCGAGGCCGCCCTGTACTGCGAACGGGACGCCGCCGTCGAGCCGCGCACCGCGCAGCGCGCCCTCCGCGCCGCACTGGCCGCGTCCCCGAACTACACCTTCCTCCCCGGGCGGGAGGTCCGGGACGTCGTCGGCGAGCACGCCGTCCGCGACGACCACGGCGACGTGCACCGCGGCGGCGCCGTCGTGCTGTGCACCGGCGCCTGGCTCTCCGGCCTCGTCCGGGAGCTCGCCGGCCCCGACCTGCCCGTGCGCCGAGTACGGCTGCAGATGATGCAGACCGACCCCCTGGGCGAGCCGCTGACCACATCCGTCGCCGACGCCGACAGCTTCCGCTACTACCCCGCCTACCGCGGACCGGCCCTGGACCGGCTCAACGCCGAGCAGCCGCAGCCCGCGACCGCCGCCGCGCACCGCATGCAGCTACTCATGACGCAGCGCGCCGACGGCGGCCTCACCATCGGCGACACGCACGAATACGAACACCCCTTCCCCTTCGACACCCTCGACGACCCCTACGACCACCTCAGCCGGGTCGCCGAGGGCTTCCTCGGTCGGCCGCTCCCCAGGGTCCGGCGCCGCTGGGCCGGGGTCTACGCCCAGTGCACCGAGCCGGACCGGGTCGTGTACCGCCGACGGCTGCGCGAGGGCGTCTGGCTCGTGACCGGACCCGGCGGGCGCGGGATGACCTGCGCGCCCGCGATCGCCGAACGGACCGCCGACGAACTGGGCTGGTGA